In one window of uncultured Acetobacteroides sp. DNA:
- the fsa gene encoding fructose-6-phosphate aldolase, which yields MKFFIDTANLDQIKEANDLGVLDGVTTNPSLMAKEGIKGDANVKGHYVQICNIVDGPVSAEVIATDYEGMIREGKELANLHPNIVVKVPCTKDGIKAVKYFSSNGIRTNCTLIFSVGQALLAAKAGATYVSPFVGRLDDICSDGVELVGKIVEMFNIYGYATEVLAASIRSSQHIIDCVEVGADVATCPLSAILGLLKHPLTDSGLAQFLLDYKKVQE from the coding sequence ATGAAGTTTTTTATTGATACCGCAAATCTCGATCAGATAAAAGAGGCAAACGATTTGGGGGTGCTCGATGGCGTAACCACCAACCCATCGCTAATGGCTAAGGAAGGGATTAAGGGCGATGCGAACGTAAAGGGCCACTACGTGCAAATTTGCAACATCGTTGATGGCCCTGTTAGCGCAGAGGTTATTGCTACCGATTACGAAGGTATGATCCGCGAGGGCAAAGAGCTGGCTAACCTTCATCCCAACATCGTGGTTAAGGTTCCCTGCACCAAGGATGGCATTAAGGCAGTAAAGTACTTTTCCTCGAACGGGATTAGAACCAACTGCACCCTTATCTTCTCGGTAGGGCAAGCCCTTCTTGCCGCCAAGGCTGGAGCAACCTACGTTTCTCCGTTTGTTGGTCGCCTAGACGATATCTGCTCGGATGGCGTCGAACTGGTAGGTAAGATCGTTGAGATGTTTAACATTTACGGGTACGCTACCGAGGTTCTTGCGGCATCCATTCGTAGCAGCCAGCACATCATCGACTGCGTAGAAGTAGGAGCCGATGTGGCAACCTGTCCGCTAAGTGCAATCCTAGGTCTTTTAAAGCACCCGCTTACCGATAGCGGTTTGGCGCAGTTCCTATTAGACTACAAGAAGGTGCAAGAGTAA
- the menD gene encoding 2-succinyl-5-enolpyruvyl-6-hydroxy-3-cyclohexene-1-carboxylic-acid synthase — protein MYSNKKSIQQLLALMLEHGVTNVVLSPGSRNAPLIHTFSQHPQLTCYTIVDERSAAYFALGLILKTQKPVAVCCTSGTALLNYSSATAEAYYQKLPLMVISADRPAHWVGQADGQTINQKNVLANFVKRSVTLPEIHSAEDLWLCNRLVNEALVALTRIDAGPVHVNIPLSEPLYEFTEEVIPLARKIRLVEGKADVPTAYVEEWGTFTKKMVVVGQLLPSEEMAGAIEKLSRRGDTVIIAEHTANLPSAVSVRQFEQVLVSLSEAEKAQFAPDILLTIGGHIVSKRFKQLIRKCQPSKHWRIGCDVVDTYQSLTDLLDVDAPSFVNEIAKVEVGATEYQDIWTNRSERIQSAGAEYLKSIPYCDLLVYKTIFERMPSGISLHLGNSTPVRYAQLFALSNDIDVYSNRGTSGIDGVVSTFAGFASKNDKMSLLVVGELSFLYDSNGLWNRYLSPKARIIVINNAGGGIFRLIDGPSRSEALEQHIEYRHGQSVENIARAFWVEYLSASNEKELENSFATLMDQNINKPMLLEVFTPSELNSEVYKGYFEYLKTK, from the coding sequence ATGTACTCCAACAAGAAAAGTATTCAGCAGCTTTTGGCGCTCATGCTCGAGCATGGCGTAACCAATGTGGTTCTATCGCCAGGGTCGCGCAATGCGCCGCTTATACATACCTTTAGCCAGCATCCACAGCTTACGTGCTACACCATCGTGGACGAGCGAAGCGCTGCCTACTTTGCCCTTGGACTAATCCTTAAGACCCAAAAGCCAGTAGCAGTTTGCTGCACGTCGGGCACTGCGCTGCTCAACTATAGCTCGGCAACCGCCGAAGCCTACTACCAGAAGCTTCCGCTGATGGTCATCTCTGCCGATCGTCCCGCCCACTGGGTTGGGCAGGCTGACGGGCAAACCATCAACCAAAAGAATGTGCTTGCCAACTTTGTGAAGCGTAGCGTTACGCTTCCCGAGATTCATAGCGCAGAAGATCTCTGGTTGTGTAACCGATTGGTGAACGAGGCGCTGGTTGCTCTAACCCGCATTGATGCAGGTCCTGTTCATGTAAACATCCCGCTCTCCGAGCCGCTATACGAGTTTACCGAGGAGGTTATCCCATTGGCTCGGAAAATTCGGCTGGTGGAGGGTAAGGCTGATGTTCCCACGGCATACGTCGAGGAATGGGGCACCTTCACCAAGAAAATGGTGGTTGTTGGGCAGCTTCTTCCAAGTGAAGAAATGGCAGGTGCTATCGAGAAATTATCTAGGCGTGGTGATACCGTAATCATCGCCGAGCATACAGCAAATTTGCCATCGGCAGTTAGCGTGCGGCAGTTCGAGCAGGTGCTGGTGTCGCTATCCGAAGCAGAAAAGGCTCAATTTGCGCCCGATATACTGTTAACCATTGGCGGACACATCGTGTCGAAGCGCTTTAAGCAGCTTATTCGCAAGTGTCAGCCTTCAAAGCATTGGCGTATTGGCTGCGATGTGGTTGATACATACCAGTCGCTAACCGATTTGCTTGATGTCGATGCTCCTTCGTTTGTAAATGAAATAGCAAAAGTTGAGGTTGGCGCTACGGAATATCAAGATATATGGACTAATCGTAGCGAGCGTATTCAATCGGCAGGAGCGGAATACTTAAAGAGTATTCCTTACTGTGATTTGCTCGTCTACAAAACCATCTTCGAGCGGATGCCCTCGGGGATTAGCCTTCATCTGGGAAACAGCACCCCGGTGCGCTATGCGCAGCTATTCGCTCTATCAAATGATATTGATGTGTACAGCAACAGGGGCACCAGCGGCATAGATGGCGTTGTTTCAACCTTTGCTGGATTTGCCTCGAAAAACGATAAGATGTCTTTGCTGGTTGTGGGCGAACTCTCGTTCCTGTACGACTCCAACGGGCTTTGGAATCGGTATCTTTCGCCCAAGGCTCGAATCATCGTCATCAATAATGCCGGTGGCGGCATCTTTAGGCTGATTGATGGTCCATCAAGATCAGAGGCATTAGAGCAGCACATCGAGTACCGCCATGGGCAGTCGGTTGAGAATATCGCAAGAGCGTTTTGGGTTGAGTACCTATCCGCATCCAACGAAAAAGAGCTGGAGAATTCGTTTGCTACGCTAATGGATCAGAACATCAACAAGCCAATGCTGCTCGAGGTATTTACCCCTTCGGAGCTAAACTCGGAGGTTTATAAGGGCTATTTCGAATATTTAAAAACTAAATAA
- a CDS encoding nitroreductase family protein has product MSASEYTFNVASSCTKCSACSHVCPSGIIVMTADGPTLPNAKICIRCGHCVAVCPVGALDLSLTPLANQKPIDATLGIDSERAEQFLRSRRSIRSYRKKEVAAADLTRLLEVAHYAPSGGNTQSVSYVVINKREILGKLSALTLDWITEMSKVNASMRSYSNLISISRETGTDVIFRGAPALVVAVGSRKMPIVRDNARFSLAYAELFAPTLGLGTCWAGFFEMCSSAYNKEVYDLLGLSEEQMVVGALMVGYPKYHFKRLADRNALDLRFL; this is encoded by the coding sequence ATGTCAGCATCGGAATACACCTTCAACGTAGCCTCCAGCTGCACCAAGTGCAGCGCCTGCTCGCATGTATGCCCTTCGGGGATTATCGTAATGACCGCCGATGGTCCAACCCTGCCCAATGCCAAGATCTGCATCCGGTGCGGGCATTGCGTGGCGGTTTGCCCAGTTGGCGCGCTCGACTTAAGCCTTACCCCCCTTGCCAACCAGAAGCCAATTGACGCCACTCTTGGCATCGACTCCGAGCGTGCTGAGCAGTTCCTGCGTTCGCGCCGATCTATTCGCAGCTACCGGAAAAAGGAGGTTGCCGCCGCCGACCTAACGCGCCTGCTGGAGGTTGCCCACTACGCCCCATCGGGTGGAAATACCCAGAGCGTATCGTACGTGGTAATCAACAAGCGCGAAATTCTGGGTAAGCTATCGGCGCTAACGCTCGATTGGATCACGGAGATGTCGAAGGTTAACGCCTCGATGCGCTCGTACAGCAACCTGATAAGCATCAGCCGCGAAACGGGTACCGATGTTATCTTTCGGGGTGCGCCCGCCCTGGTGGTTGCCGTAGGTTCTCGCAAGATGCCTATTGTACGCGACAATGCCCGGTTTAGCCTTGCCTATGCCGAGCTCTTTGCCCCAACGCTTGGGTTGGGTACCTGCTGGGCTGGCTTCTTCGAGATGTGCTCATCTGCCTATAACAAGGAGGTGTACGACCTACTTGGGCTGTCGGAGGAGCAGATGGTGGTAGGCGCGCTGATGGTGGGCTACCCCAAGTACCACTTTAAGCGTTTAGCCGATAGAAATGCGCTCGACTTGAGGTTTCTTTAG
- the menB gene encoding 1,4-dihydroxy-2-naphthoyl-CoA synthase, translating to MAEKREWSTIKEYEEILFDYFEGIAKITINRPRYYNAFTPTTVSEISDALHICREDQQINVIVLTGAGDKAFCSGGDQNVKGVGGYVGKDGVPRLNVLEVQRQIRSMPKPVVAMVNGYAIGGGHVLHVVCDLSIASENAIFGQTGPKVGSFDAGLGSSYLASIVGQKKAREIWLLCRQYSAQEALEMGLVNKVVPFDKLEDEVVEWCQIMMQHSPMALRMLKLGMNADLDGQVGLQEFAGNATLLYYLTEEAQEGKHAFLEKRKPDFHKFPKYP from the coding sequence ATGGCTGAGAAAAGAGAATGGTCAACCATTAAGGAGTACGAAGAGATTCTTTTCGATTACTTCGAGGGTATTGCTAAGATTACCATCAACCGTCCACGCTACTACAACGCGTTTACCCCAACCACGGTTAGCGAGATTAGCGATGCGCTACACATCTGCCGCGAAGATCAGCAGATCAACGTTATTGTGCTTACCGGCGCCGGCGATAAGGCGTTCTGCTCGGGCGGCGACCAAAACGTTAAGGGTGTTGGCGGCTACGTGGGTAAGGACGGGGTACCTCGCCTAAATGTGCTAGAGGTTCAGCGCCAAATCCGCTCGATGCCAAAGCCTGTTGTGGCCATGGTAAACGGCTACGCTATTGGTGGTGGACACGTGCTACACGTTGTGTGCGACCTAAGCATCGCCTCGGAGAATGCCATCTTCGGGCAAACAGGTCCTAAGGTGGGGAGCTTCGATGCCGGATTGGGCTCGTCGTACCTGGCGTCCATCGTAGGACAGAAGAAGGCTCGTGAGATATGGTTGCTTTGCCGCCAGTACAGCGCCCAGGAGGCTCTGGAAATGGGCTTGGTGAACAAGGTTGTTCCTTTCGATAAGCTCGAGGACGAGGTGGTAGAGTGGTGCCAAATCATGATGCAGCACAGCCCAATGGCGCTTCGCATGCTTAAGCTGGGCATGAACGCCGATTTGGACGGACAGGTAGGCTTGCAGGAGTTTGCCGGTAATGCAACCCTTCTTTACTACCTCACCGAGGAGGCTCAGGAAGGTAAGCACGCATTCCTCGAAAAGCGTAAGCCTGATTTCCACAAGTTCCCAAAGTATCCATAG